The DNA sequence CGCAGTAGCGGGAGCCAACGTTACCCTTACCGACGGAGTTGATAATTACGGAACCGGCATGACCTTCTACGAAGAGGGCACAACCAATTCCTTTGGAGAGGTAACCATAAATATCACAGCTCCTTCAAGTGGAACCGTACATATCGGAGCGTTCCTTCATGACTACAATTACGACATCGCTGAAGTAATCATCGGCACCGGTGTGGCCGCGTCAGAGGGAGCATCATCTATCCTTTCCCTTGACAGCCCTTACCCTAACCCGATTATGGAAAATGCGTCCCTCGGGTTCAGCGTTCCCGTATCCGGAAGGGTTGAGCTTGCGGTCTACGATTTGTCAGGCCGAATGGTTGAAACCATCCTTGACGGCGCGGTCGAATCTGGAAGCCACAGTATGACGTGGGCTCCAGGGGCTGAAATAGCCAGTGGCGTCTACTTCGTCAGGCTTTCAACCGAGGGAGGAACCCTCACGCGGCAGGCTATGATCATCAGATAGCAGGCTGACTGCAGAACTTCGAACTTTGGCGGGCTGTTACGGCCCGCCTTTTCTTATGTGCTTGACCTTGCCTGCCCAAATCAGTTAGGGTTCATGCTGTATTGGATTTCAGGAAAACGCTTTATCACTTTTCCATGATGGAGATGATTTGTATGAGATTTCTTTTTTCCGCTTTCATCGTTACCGCTTTTGCCTTCGCGACCGGACCCGGAAGTGTTTCCAGCTGGCAATCCTTCGGTGGCTCAGCCGGTGAGATTCCTGAGGTGACAGTTCTTGAATCGGACAGTTACCATATGGTTGTAGAGGTGAATCTTCCAGGATTCAATCTGTACGATTCCCCTGCCGGTGGCAGAATATGGAACAGCGTTGAACTTCCGGATTGCTACTCTCAGGGCCCCGTTGGCCTGCCTGACCTGCCATCAGTAACGGAGATGTTCGCCCTTCCATTCGGAACGGAAGCTGTGGTTACTGTAGGGGGAGTCACTTCGACTGTTTACGCTAACATGGAAATCCTTCCAAGACAAACCCCCGAAATGGACAGCGAATCGTTCCAATTCGTTATCAGCGAAGATTTCTACCTGAACGGTGAGAGTTATCCCTCTTCATGGGCAAACATTGACAACGAGGGCTCCTGGTCGGGACTGAATGTGGCGAGACTCGTTTTAAATCCGTTCAGTTACAATCCTTCCACCGGAAACCTGGAAGTTGTAAACAGCATTACTTTAAGGATTGACTTCGAGGGAACCGCTTCTCACATGGCCGGCCCGGTGAACCCTTCGATGGTTCCGGCAATGGAAAGATATGTGCTTAACTGGGATGTATTTGAGATCACGGCGAATCCGATTGACGTTTCACGGGATGACGGAGTAGAGTACATTTTCGTGTGCACAGAGGATAATGTAGAATGGGTCAGCGAGCTCTTCGAAACCCATCATTACCTCGGCCTGCATACAATTGTGGAAACCCTGGCGGCCCCTGCCACGTGCACCCAGATAAAGAGTGCCATTTCAAGCAACTACCATAGCGGCGTAACGCGTTTCGCCTGTATTGTAGGGACCCACGATGAGATGCCTTCATATTCCTACGCTGGTGTAGAGGGGGATTATTACTACGCTCTTATGGATGCGGGAAATTATCCTGATATATCGGTAGGACGCATAACGGGCGATTCTGCACAGATAGTACACCAGGTGGAGAAAATTATCGATGGCTACGCCGACTACGATTTCAGTGTTCTAAGAACCCCTGGCATCATTCCAAGTGAAACTGTTCTCGCCGCGCACCAGGAAGATTATCCCGGCAAATATACTCTGTGCTGTAATCAGGTAGCCGGCTATTCCTACAGCCTCTGCAACATTACTTTCACTAAAGTCTTTCCGGATGAAGGCGGTACAAGAAATGATGTTATTGACGCCATAAACGGGGGTGTCGGGACGGTAGGCTACAGGGGACATGGCAGTTTTTATTCCTGGCAATGGTCCCCCGGCTGGGTGCCTTCGATCGTTTATGCCCTCACCAACAGCTATATGCCGCCCGTTTTCAATATCGCCTGCAACAACGGCATGTATCAATACGGCACGACATGTCTCAGCGAGGCATGGCAATGGGCCGAGAACGGAGCCAGCGGCAATCTGGGAGCAACCAGAAGTTCCTACACTGAGCCAAATCATGACTACATGAAACAGATTTATATAGCGCTTTACGATACGGGAACTTATCGCGTATGTGAAGCTATCATGGAAGCCACAACCTATACCATAATCCAGCATGGCGGCCTTGCTCTAACAAATGCCAGGTGTTACATGTGGTTCGGAGACCCGGCAATGGATATCTGGACATTCGATTCCGCGGGACAGCCGGGAGAATTGAATATCTCCCAACCCGCGATTATTCTTCCGGGAAACCAGGACATAACCATCACCGTTACAGATAATGGGTCCCCCGTAGAAGGCGTTAACGTTACTCTTACAGACGGCGTTGACAACTACGGTGGCGGTATGACTTTCTACGAAGAGGGAACAACCAACTCCTCGGGAGAGGTTACCATAAACGTTACCGTTCCCTCCAGCGGAACCGTCTACACAGGAGCTTATCTTCATAATTACAGGTACGACATCAAATGGGTTACGATAGGAACAGGAATAGAGGGTTCGTCCGGAAATAGTACTGTTCTTCATCTTGGGAATCCCTCGCCTAATCCTGTTACGGCGGCAACGTCTCTGGCGTTCGGAGTACCCGCGGGCGGAAGCGTTCGTATATCTGTTTACGATGTCGCCGGAAGAATGGTGGAAACGGTTTTCGACGAACAGGTTGAAGGGGGAACTCACTCGGTTGAATGGAATCCCGGGAGATCTGTTTCCAATGGAGTGTACTTCGTCAAGCTGGATACTGAAGACGGGTCCGTTTCAAGACAGGTTATGGTCATCAGGTAAGTTAAGTACCGTTCCTATAGGACTGAAGGTTTTCAGCTGCCTCTTAAGGGCGTATACTAAAGTGTTGACACGATAAGTCCCGGTACATTGAGGGGTAAATTTGACTGAAGAACTGAATTTCACCGCTGATATCCTGTGGCGGATACTGGATGTCACACGTCAGCTCAGCACCCCGATTAAGCTGGACGATATGCTCGTTCAAGTCGTTGATGTTGCCCGTGATGTTCTAAGGGCAGAGCGCGGAACTGTCTTCCTTTACGATAAAGAGAACCATGAACTATTCGCGGAAGTCGGCACCGGTCTTGAGGTTGAGGAAATCAGGTTTCCGGCCGATCAGGGCATAGCCGGCATATGTGCCCGTACATGCAGCATTGTTAACGTTCCCGATGCCTATTCCCATGGAGGGTTCAACCCGGAAATCGATAGAAGGATGGGATACCTGACCCGATGCATATTGTCCGTACCGCTTGTTGGACTGGACGATTCGCTTGTCGGCGTCCTTCAGCTTATCAATAAAACCGAAGGTTCCTTCAGCACGGAAGATGAAAGGGTAGCGGAGGTTCTGGCTTCCCAGTGCGCTGTTGCCATTCAGAGGGCCAGACTGTTGCGGGAATACATTATCAAGCAGAAGATAGAGCATGACCTGGCCCTTGCCAGAGAAATCCAGAGGGAGCTTCTACCCGACAGTATGCCCGAAATAGAAGGGTACGATCTGTCAGGCTGGAACGAACCCGCGGATCAGACCGGCGGTGACATTTTCGACGCTATCAGCCTTGACAATAGAAGCGTTCTGCTGCTTCTCGCCGACGCGTCCGGACATGGGCTCGGCCCCGCGCTTTCCGTAACCCAGTTTCTTGCGATGGTAAGGATGGCTTTCCGTCTACAGAGCAATCTCGTGAGTCTACACCGTCATACGAATAACCAGCTTGTAGAAGACCTTACCGCGGAACGATTCATTACGTCTTTCATAGGTCTGCTGAACGCTGAGGATAACACCATCAGGTACCATGCCTGCGGACAGGCGCCTCTGCTTCATTACCACCGTTCAACCGGGAAAGTGGACATCCTGACGGCATCGGCTCTGCCACTTGGTATAATGCCGGATATTCCCCTTGAGGCTCCGGAACCTATCTGCATGGATAAAGGGGATATTTTCGCTCTTATCTCCGATGGTATCTTCGAACAGGTAGATAACAACGGGGAGCAGTTCGGTGTGGATAGAACCATTGGTATAATCAGTGATAACAGCATGCTTCGCATGAATGAAGTTGTAAATTTAATACACTCAGCGGTTGTCCTGCACGCAGGTAAAGCCATACAGGACGACGACATGACCATAGTTCTCATTAAACGGAATACGCACTGACCACATTACATAAATCAAAAGGTTAGATAGTATGCAGAACAAAGGGTTCGACAACGAAAAGTACCTCGAGGAGCAGTCCGGGGAGATTCTGTCAAGAGTGGAAAATTCCAGAGGAAGGCTGTATCTGGAGTTCGGCGGCAAGCTGATGTTCGATCATCACGCCGCAAGGGTTCTTCCAGGTTACGACCCGAACGTAAAAATCAGTCTTCTTGAGAAACTGTGTGACAGGGCTGAGATCATACTATGCATATACGCAGGAGATATCGAGAAGAGAAAGATCAGAGGTGATTTTGGCATCACTTACGACGCGGATGCCCTTATGCTGATAGACGGGTTCAGATCCAGGGGGATCAACCTCAGAGGAGTGGTAATTACAAGGTTCGAAGAGCAGCCCTCCGCCATCTCCTTCGAAAACCGCCTTAAAAGAAGAGGTGTCGATGTCTTCAGGCACTACTACACCAAAGGCTACCCTACCGATGTTGATCTAATCGTAAGCGAGGAAGGGTACGGCAGGAACGATTACATCGAACCCTCAAAGCCTCTTGTAGTTGTTACCGGACCAGGGCCTGGCAGCGGAAAGCTTGCCACATGTCTTTCACAGCTCTACCATGATTTTAAAAGAGGAGTACACGCCGGATACGCGAAGTTCGAAACCTTCCCTATATGGAACATTCCTATAAATCACCCGGTGAACGCCGCGTACGAAGCGGCAACTGCTGACCTTCGCGATGTGAACCTGGTGGATCCCTTTCACCTTGAGGCCTATGGCAAAGTATCAATAAACTACAACAGGGATGTGGAGGCTTTCCCTCTTCTCAAGAGAATCCTTGAGAAGATTATTGGCGACAGGTCCCCTTACGCTTCTCCCACGGATATGGGAGTGAACAGGGCCGGATTCGGAATAACCGATGATCTTGTTGTCCGCAAAGCCGCAGAGCAGGAAATTGTCAGAAGGTATTTCAGGTACAGCTGCGAGTACGTCATGGGTCTTGCCGACCGGGAAACGGTTCAAAAAGCTGAACTCCTCATGAACGATTACGGTCTGACTCCTGAAAGCAGGCCGGTCGTTGAGCCTGCCCGAAGCAATATCTGTTCAAATGAATCAAAGGATAATTCAGATTTCACGAAAGCAGCCGCACTGATGCTGAAAGACGGGACTGTAATAACAGGCAGGAGTTCGGAGCTCATGCACGCGTCCGCTGCCGTTGTTCTCAACGCTGTTAAGAAACTTGCCGGAATCAGTGAAGATATTCACCTTCTTTCGCCTGCCACCATTGAATCGATAAGAAAGCTGAAGAGAGCCGTGAAATCATTTCCCCTTCGACTTGATCTTGAGGAAGTTCTTGTCGCGCTTAGCGTTAACGCCGCCGTCTTCGCCCCTGCCGCGGATGGAATGGCGAAGCTTCCCGAACTGAGAAACTGCGAAGCCCATCTTACCCATATGCCTGCGTCCGGGGATGAAAGTGGTCTGAGAACACTGGGTATTAATGTGACATGCGACCCGCTATTCGCAAGCAACAGGCTCTACGGTAACTGAGAATATGAGCTTATCCTCAAAGGTTCTTTGATTTGAGGACTTGACCCGGAGAAGAATATTTCCGATGATTGCCCTGTCGTTTGCTGCGCAACAGTTGCGCAGCCCGAAGTAACGCATGTTACCGGACCGGAAACGATGTTTGTACTCTAAATAGTGTACTCCTTCCGGTCGGGTTAAATAGCGTTTTAACCGTTTCAGGAAGGAGTTTTTGATTTGCGAGACTATGAAACCGTAATAATCTGGAGTGCCAGCATCCCCGAAGCTGAAATCGAAAAGGAACACGATCGTGTTGTCGAGATCATCAAGGATGACGGAGGCACGTACATTGGTTCTGACAAATGGAGCCGCCGCATTCTTGCCTATCCCATCAAGAAACAGACCGAGGGTATTTACCATTTTATGAAATGGACCGGCAGCAGTGATACTACAGCTGCTATAGAGAAGACCCTGAAGATCAATGACAGCTGCCTCAGGTATCTTACCCTTAGAACTGACCTCGAAGAACCTGCCTCCGATGGTTCTTTTGATGATGGAAATGCGGAAGAAGATATGGAGAGCGGGGATTAGTAATGGATCTGAGAATGCCCAGCATCAATAAGGTCATAATCTCCGGGAATCTTGTCCGTGACCCGGATACAAGAATTCTGGAGAACGGAACTCACCTTGCAAAAATGTCCATAGCAAACAACCAGCGCTACCGCGACAGAAGTGGGGAATGGCAGGAAAAGACATGCTACGTTAATGTTGTAGCATGGAGAAAAACCGCAGAACTGGTAGGCGAATTCTGCAGAAAGGGTTCCCCTGTATTGATTGAGGGGGAGCTTATCTACAGTTCCTGGGAAGACCGGGATGGCAGTAAAAGAAGCAGGCTGGAAGTAAACGCCAAGAGAATACAGTTTCTCGAGAAAAAGGGTGGTCAAAGTTCTTCCTACACGGATGACTCTCCGGAACAATCCAGCAGAGCTTCGAGTAGTAACGAGAACGATTCCGCGTCGGATTCAATGGCGCAGGATGACGATATCCCGTTCTAATCAGTATGACTGACCTTCATGAAACCCCTGAATTGAACTACATCGTCATAACCGGACGGATAAGTAAGAAGAGTGAGCTTAAATCGTCCAGTTACGGCATTTTCGTAATAAGGTTCGATGTAGAAAACTGCGTTTCATATAGTGACGCGAACTCGGAAGAAAGTAAGAAAACCTACGTCATCAGTATTGAAGCATGGGGAAACCTGGCGGAAAGAATTGACCGCAGTATTTCAAATGGAATGTTCGTATTAATCGAGGGCAGTCTCGTCAGCAGAACTTACGAAGACAGATCAAAAGGATTACACCATAGAATGGTCGTAAAGGCATCCGACGTAACAGCGTTAGGAACCTGATCATAAAGACCGTCAGGAGGAATCGATTAAGTGGCAAAAAAAAGGATGAAAAAGAAGAGCAGCAAATTCGGACGTAAAAAGAAATGCCGTTTCTGCGGAAATCCTAATCTGGAAATATCGTACAAGAGCGAAAGGATGCTTCAGAGGTACGTTTCGGACAGAGGAAAAATCGTAGCAAGACGAGTTACAGGCAACTGCGCCAAACACCAGAGAATGGTCGCCAACTCCATCAAGGTCGCGCGGTTCCTTGCCCTTGTTCCCTACGTTAGAGAACACTACAGATAAACCTGCAGCATACCTGAGATGCAAAAGACGTCGGGAGGAGCAGGAAATGGATTCTTCGGTATCATCGCCGTTGGGATAATTCTTGTTCTCATGGGGGTTCCATTCGTTGGAATGACCATAATGTCGGTCATGATGGTTGCCCGGAACTCTAAATTCGGTCTGCCCATGGCGCTTGCGACTCTTTTTGTGGTTTTTCTTATCTCCGACTTCTCGGGTGCTCTTATCGCGGCGACCGGATCAGGAATCATCGTTACCTTTGTAAGGTCCGGCAGAAGTTTCAGATTCTCTCTGACAGTTGCCGCGGCAGCTACGGCGCTGGCCTGCATTTTCGGGACTTTGCTTCTTCTGCAGAAGTCCATGCTGTCCAGCGAGAACGTTCAGGTTCTCATGCAGTTCTACGGTTCGGCGGGAATGAGCTCATCTGAAATACTTTTCGTAATGGACCTGTTACTCTATATACTGCCGGCCCTTCTGGCTTTGTGGGCAGTGGCAGGTGTTATCACCTCAGCAGTTGCAGCCAGGCTTGTAAGCAGAAGGAGAGGCGTATGGCCGGATCTGCCCCGTGAAGATTCCCTGAGGCTGGGTCTGCTTCCCGCCTGGATACTGATAGCGGCCCTGGCGGTGAATCTCACCGGCAGCAGTTTTCCCCCGTACCTTCAGCAGGCTGCCGTGAATATTTCGATCTTCATGATTCTACCTTACTCAGCTGTGGGATTGGCTGTGTGCAGAAAAGTACTGTCTATTT is a window from the Candidatus Aegiribacteria sp. genome containing:
- a CDS encoding single-stranded DNA-binding protein, whose product is MNYIVITGRISKKSELKSSSYGIFVIRFDVENCVSYSDANSEESKKTYVISIEAWGNLAERIDRSISNGMFVLIEGSLVSRTYEDRSKGLHHRMVVKASDVTALGT
- the ssb gene encoding single-stranded DNA-binding protein gives rise to the protein MDLRMPSINKVIISGNLVRDPDTRILENGTHLAKMSIANNQRYRDRSGEWQEKTCYVNVVAWRKTAELVGEFCRKGSPVLIEGELIYSSWEDRDGSKRSRLEVNAKRIQFLEKKGGQSSSYTDDSPEQSSRASSSNENDSASDSMAQDDDIPF
- the rpsF gene encoding 30S ribosomal protein S6, which encodes MRDYETVIIWSASIPEAEIEKEHDRVVEIIKDDGGTYIGSDKWSRRILAYPIKKQTEGIYHFMKWTGSSDTTAAIEKTLKINDSCLRYLTLRTDLEEPASDGSFDDGNAEEDMESGD
- the rpsR gene encoding 30S ribosomal protein S18 — translated: MKKKSSKFGRKKKCRFCGNPNLEISYKSERMLQRYVSDRGKIVARRVTGNCAKHQRMVANSIKVARFLALVPYVREHYR
- a CDS encoding SpoIIE family protein phosphatase, producing MTEELNFTADILWRILDVTRQLSTPIKLDDMLVQVVDVARDVLRAERGTVFLYDKENHELFAEVGTGLEVEEIRFPADQGIAGICARTCSIVNVPDAYSHGGFNPEIDRRMGYLTRCILSVPLVGLDDSLVGVLQLINKTEGSFSTEDERVAEVLASQCAVAIQRARLLREYIIKQKIEHDLALAREIQRELLPDSMPEIEGYDLSGWNEPADQTGGDIFDAISLDNRSVLLLLADASGHGLGPALSVTQFLAMVRMAFRLQSNLVSLHRHTNNQLVEDLTAERFITSFIGLLNAEDNTIRYHACGQAPLLHYHRSTGKVDILTASALPLGIMPDIPLEAPEPICMDKGDIFALISDGIFEQVDNNGEQFGVDRTIGIISDNSMLRMNEVVNLIHSAVVLHAGKAIQDDDMTIVLIKRNTH
- a CDS encoding T9SS type A sorting domain-containing protein translates to MRFLFSAFIVTAFAFATGPGSVSSWQSFGGSAGEIPEVTVLESDSYHMVVEVNLPGFNLYDSPAGGRIWNSVELPDCYSQGPVGLPDLPSVTEMFALPFGTEAVVTVGGVTSTVYANMEILPRQTPEMDSESFQFVISEDFYLNGESYPSSWANIDNEGSWSGLNVARLVLNPFSYNPSTGNLEVVNSITLRIDFEGTASHMAGPVNPSMVPAMERYVLNWDVFEITANPIDVSRDDGVEYIFVCTEDNVEWVSELFETHHYLGLHTIVETLAAPATCTQIKSAISSNYHSGVTRFACIVGTHDEMPSYSYAGVEGDYYYALMDAGNYPDISVGRITGDSAQIVHQVEKIIDGYADYDFSVLRTPGIIPSETVLAAHQEDYPGKYTLCCNQVAGYSYSLCNITFTKVFPDEGGTRNDVIDAINGGVGTVGYRGHGSFYSWQWSPGWVPSIVYALTNSYMPPVFNIACNNGMYQYGTTCLSEAWQWAENGASGNLGATRSSYTEPNHDYMKQIYIALYDTGTYRVCEAIMEATTYTIIQHGGLALTNARCYMWFGDPAMDIWTFDSAGQPGELNISQPAIILPGNQDITITVTDNGSPVEGVNVTLTDGVDNYGGGMTFYEEGTTNSSGEVTINVTVPSSGTVYTGAYLHNYRYDIKWVTIGTGIEGSSGNSTVLHLGNPSPNPVTAATSLAFGVPAGGSVRISVYDVAGRMVETVFDEQVEGGTHSVEWNPGRSVSNGVYFVKLDTEDGSVSRQVMVIR
- a CDS encoding DUF1846 domain-containing protein, producing MQNKGFDNEKYLEEQSGEILSRVENSRGRLYLEFGGKLMFDHHAARVLPGYDPNVKISLLEKLCDRAEIILCIYAGDIEKRKIRGDFGITYDADALMLIDGFRSRGINLRGVVITRFEEQPSAISFENRLKRRGVDVFRHYYTKGYPTDVDLIVSEEGYGRNDYIEPSKPLVVVTGPGPGSGKLATCLSQLYHDFKRGVHAGYAKFETFPIWNIPINHPVNAAYEAATADLRDVNLVDPFHLEAYGKVSINYNRDVEAFPLLKRILEKIIGDRSPYASPTDMGVNRAGFGITDDLVVRKAAEQEIVRRYFRYSCEYVMGLADRETVQKAELLMNDYGLTPESRPVVEPARSNICSNESKDNSDFTKAAALMLKDGTVITGRSSELMHASAAVVLNAVKKLAGISEDIHLLSPATIESIRKLKRAVKSFPLRLDLEEVLVALSVNAAVFAPAADGMAKLPELRNCEAHLTHMPASGDESGLRTLGINVTCDPLFASNRLYGN